The Fusobacterium massiliense DNA window TGTATTTTTTAGACTTCCAGCTATGTCTAATTTTCCTTCGGTTGCAAGTAATCCCTCATTTGTTAAATTTCCTACTACAATATTTTCTTTAGCTAATAATTTTTTTGTTGTTTTTGTATCTTTAGCTGTAAAACTTCCAGCAGTTACTATCTCTCCAGTATTTTCAGCATTCCCTGTAATCTTTATATTTCCACTAGCTTGAATATCTTTAGTATTATTTAATTTCCCATTTATATTAAGTGTAGAACTTGTCCCAACTACTCCAGAATTTTCTAAATTCTTAACTGAAATATCGCTAACTGCAACTAATTTATTTGTTGTTTTTACATTATCTGCTGTAAATTTTGAATTAGTAAGAATTTCTCCTGTACTATTTACATTATTAGCCTTTATATCTTTTAATGTAGCTATATTTCCAGTATTTATTAAATCTTTAGTTTCTAAAAATTCTTTAGTATATATATTGGCTGAATTTTCTACATTACCTTTTAATACTATTTCTTTTTCAGCTTGAGTTTTATCTCCAGCAAGTTTAATCTCTTGAGCATCTATTTTAATATTGTCTTGTGATAGTCCAGAATTAGTTTGTTCATATTCTTTGGCTTTAATATCTATTCCATTTCCTTGAACATTTTTAACTTTTACCTTACCCTCAGCCGTTATTTCTAAATTTTGTTTTAATGCAAAAATTCCCCCCATATTAAGTAGAGAATTTTTGTCAGTCAGATGGATTTTAATTTGATTGGCATACATACTTCCTGCTCCAATCATATCTCCACTGATAACTAGGGTTCCACCTTTTTTATCTTTGTTTTTAATATGTTCTTCCATATCAAAAGTATGTTCGCCAGTTACTAAATCTAATTTTTCTCCAGCAACTAATTTACCTTGTATTTCTAGTAATTTAGATAACATTTGAGATTTATCTGTACTACTTAAATCAAAACCTTTATCTCCAATTAGAATTTTCCCTTTTTCAATATCAAAATCTTTAACATTACCATCAACAAAATTTACTTTTCCTGTTGTTGCTGTGAAGTTTTTGATATTGATAGTTCCTGCTCCATTTAAGTAAATTCCATTTTCATTACTTAAAATCACATTTAATTTTTCTCTACTTAAAGCTTCAATATATCCTTCTATATCGGATCTATTCGCTCCGTTTACTTGAATAACTGCAAGATTTGCTGCTTGGTGTGGTCCTAGATTGGGATTTGAATTAATTAGTCCAGCTAGATGAGATCTTCCGACATTGTCAGCATTATTAAGAACTTGTCCTTCTTTACCGACATTGTATTCCAAAAAATTATTTACACTAACGCCTCTATGATTAGGAGTAGCAATATTTACTATTGGAATACCTGTTTGAGATTTATCTAAACTTGTATTTTGATTTGAATTTGGATCTAAAACTAGATTAGCAGAAAAAATATTCCAACTCAGCAGAAACTGAAAAAATATTGCAATGATTTTTTTGTTTTTCATTTTACTTTCCTCTCTTTAAAATTTTATCTTCAATGCGCTAGCAAAATATATTTCGTGATTTTTAGGTTTCAAATAGCTTGAATGTTTATGAGCTCTTCCATAACCAAAATCTATGTCTAAATATTTTGCGCTATATCTCATTCCTATTTGTATTCCTGTCGCATAGCCTGTTCCATACTTTGATTTATCTCTGTTATTTTCTATAGCTCCGTATGAATAAGATAAATATGGGCTTAAAGTTCCTAAATTTTTAGGAATTTTTATATTATATGCTAACTCTGTTCCTATATCTATTGCTTTATCTCCCATTAAATTATCACTTCTGTGATATCCTGGGACACTTCCTATTCCACCTATTGTTTGTCTTTCTGACGAATAAAGCACATCAGATGAATATGAAGCTTGTATATTTGTTCTTGAAATTAAGTTATGTGTTAAAGGTTTGTAATACATGGCTAAAAAATTATATTTTTTGAATTGAGCTTTTGGTGTTTTATCTGTTTTGTTTTTATCTATCTCAGCTCCAAAATTTTTAAGTCCTTTTTCATATTGAAATCCCAAACTTAAAATTCCTTTTTTTATAGCTGTTGTGTAGTTTAATCCTATACTCGCAATAGATAATCTTCTATTTATCAATGTTGCTTCTTCTAAATAGTTTTCATTGTGCTTAGTTTTTATTCCAGCTTCAATGCTAAGTTTACTTTGTTTATTTCTCCAAATTATTTTTTCTATGTCAAAACCTACTGTGTTGTTAATTGATTGCATGTCGTATATTGTATTAAAAGCATAAAAACTACTATCTTTTACACTTTTACTTGTTGAGAATTTGAAATTGTAATCTTTGTATCTTAATATATATCTAAAATTATACATATCAAGCTGTCTTTTATATGGTAGCACATCTCCTTTACTTGGGTCATATCCAGGAGGTCCTATTGGTAATATTCCTCCGGCTGGAAGTGTATCTGAACTTTGTTTCCAGCTTCTATCTGGATTTTTCTTGTGAACAGTCATATATGAAAAAAATAGATTATCACCAATTCCTAATGGACTGTCAATATTTAATGATATTCCTCCTCTCCAAAAGGCATTTTGATAATCTTCTCCATAGTTATTTGTATTTAATGAAAGAGTAAATTTTTCTTTCATTTCATTATTAACTTTAATTATCCAATAATTAGGCTTAGTTCCTTCAACTATATCAACTGACACATTATTTGCTCCTAAAGAATTAAAATTCTCAACAGCTGTATCAATTTTTGTATTATCTAAAACATCTCCATTTTTTAAAGGAAACATAAAAAACTTTTTTAATTTATCAAGATTAGTTTCATCATTAAGAACTATATTTTCAACTCTACCAACAATAAAATCTATCTTTAAAAGCCCAGCTAATACATCGCTATTATCAGAAATTTTAGCATAACTTGTTACATAGCCTTTAGAAATTAATTGATTAGTTAATTCAGAAAGTAAATTTTCTAAATCATTAGAGTTTAAATTTTTATTAATATATTTTTTTACAATTTTTTCTTCTAGCAAGTCATTTAAAAGATTTTCAGAGTCAGATATTTCTATTTTTGAAATATGATATTTAAGTGTATTCATTTTTTCTTCGTTCAAAATATTTTTATTTAATTTTTCAATTTCTTCGGAAGAAAAATTTAAGATTTCAGAATTTTTTAGATTTCTTTCATTAATTCTATTTTCTTGTTCAAAATTTCGAACATCTCTTTCAATAAGTCTATCTAAATTTTCCGTGGCAAAAGAAAAAGAACTAAGTAAAACCATCAAAAAAGAAATTAATATCTTCATTATTTTCACACCTCCTTGTAATTTAATCTTGTTCAGTATACTACACTTTTTTTATACTTGTCAAGAGATTTTTTATTTTTTCTTTC harbors:
- a CDS encoding ShlB/FhaC/HecB family hemolysin secretion/activation protein, which translates into the protein MKILISFLMVLLSSFSFATENLDRLIERDVRNFEQENRINERNLKNSEILNFSSEEIEKLNKNILNEEKMNTLKYHISKIEISDSENLLNDLLEEKIVKKYINKNLNSNDLENLLSELTNQLISKGYVTSYAKISDNSDVLAGLLKIDFIVGRVENIVLNDETNLDKLKKFFMFPLKNGDVLDNTKIDTAVENFNSLGANNVSVDIVEGTKPNYWIIKVNNEMKEKFTLSLNTNNYGEDYQNAFWRGGISLNIDSPLGIGDNLFFSYMTVHKKNPDRSWKQSSDTLPAGGILPIGPPGYDPSKGDVLPYKRQLDMYNFRYILRYKDYNFKFSTSKSVKDSSFYAFNTIYDMQSINNTVGFDIEKIIWRNKQSKLSIEAGIKTKHNENYLEEATLINRRLSIASIGLNYTTAIKKGILSLGFQYEKGLKNFGAEIDKNKTDKTPKAQFKKYNFLAMYYKPLTHNLISRTNIQASYSSDVLYSSERQTIGGIGSVPGYHRSDNLMGDKAIDIGTELAYNIKIPKNLGTLSPYLSYSYGAIENNRDKSKYGTGYATGIQIGMRYSAKYLDIDFGYGRAHKHSSYLKPKNHEIYFASALKIKF